One window from the genome of Gopherus evgoodei ecotype Sinaloan lineage chromosome 2, rGopEvg1_v1.p, whole genome shotgun sequence encodes:
- the LOC115644876 gene encoding histone H4-like — protein MSGRGKGGKGLGKGGAKRHRKVLRDNIQGIMKPAIHRLARRGGVKRISGLIYEETRGVLKVFLENVIRDAVTYTEHAKRKTVTAMDVVYALKHQGRTLYGFGG, from the coding sequence ATGTCTGGTCGTGGTAAGGGAGGCAAGGGTCTCGGGAAAGGAGGCGCTAAGCGCCATAGGAAGGTGTTGAGGGATAACATCCAGGGCATTATGAAACCCGCTATTCATCGTTTGGCTCGTCGTGGGGGAGTGAAGCGTATTTCAGGTCTCATTTATGAGGAGACTCGCGGGGTGCTGAAAGTGTTTCTGGAGAACGTGATCCGAGATGCTGTTACTTACACTGAGCATGCGAAGCGGAAGACTGTGACTGCTATGGACGTTGTTTATGCGTTGAAGCACCAGGGTCGTACTCTGTATGGATTTGGAGGCTAA